From Lytechinus variegatus isolate NC3 chromosome 16, Lvar_3.0, whole genome shotgun sequence, the proteins below share one genomic window:
- the LOC121430165 gene encoding uncharacterized protein LOC121430165 encodes MNKALIAAVKEGDVVKTRSILEDEAIDIIQEEVQDTDGKTILHIASEEGHIELVKYITDLRDKFIQKSGNDGNRPQDESQSRLRNLAQYLDIDESDNNGLTPLYLASRFGHLDVVGCLVRHGADVNKATSDGDTPLCISSSNNHPDVVDCLVSSGADVNKVGKNGATPLHYASDNGHYDIVKYLISQGANLNSVDDLGHAPLHLLSEKVHIDIVKHLIAKGADIKAEGNKGISLLYMAAQEGHLDIVKCLVNAGADVNKSTENGLTPLHVASENNHIDIVKHLISLGADPNSINRFGCTSLHSASQGGNIDIVEHLIAESANINAENDKGSSPVYLASMNGHLDIVECLVKAGADVSKSCEYGLTPLHVASKNNHIDIVKYLIAKGANINTENDKGCSPVYLASMNGHLDTVECLVKEGANVNKSDQDGWKPLHVASKNNHIDIVKYLIAKGATINTENDKGCSPVYLASMNGHLDIVECLVNAGADVKKVAECGWTPFHVAADNNHIDVVKYLISQGVDPNSVDCFGRASIQLSSENGHIDVVKYLIAEGANVNAVECTMSPVYMASMNSHLKILECLVKAGADVNESAEYGWTPLHVASQNNHIDIVKYLIAEGANINAELNDQTTSVYLACQNGHLDIVECLVNAGADVKKSAEYGWTPLHVASQNNHIDIVKYLIVDGANINAENDKGVSSVRLASLNGHLDIVECLVNAGANVNKSTKEGWTPLHVASYNNHIDVVKYLIAAGANINAENDKGSSPVYVASMNGHLDIVECLANAGADVNKPKKDGKTPLHVASQNNHIDIVKYLIAKGANINAENDEGMSPVYLASQKGHLVIVECLVNAVADVKKAAEYGWTPLHVAAEYNHVDVVKYLISQGVDPNSVDCFGRASIQLSSENGHIDVVKYLIAEGANVNAGEDTMSPVYMASMNGHLEILECLVNAGADVNKSAEYGWTPLHVASYNNRIDIVKYLITKVEDLNTLDDDGDTPLYVAAQEGYLDIVKCLVKGGVDVNKSKRDGRTPIHVASENNYIDIVKYLIAEGAILNVSGKGGFTPLYLASSNGDLKDVKCLVNKGADVNKSGEDGWTPLHVAAEDNHVDIVKYLIAKGANIDAEDDKGRSPVYLASINGHRNIVKCLVKAGADVSKSCEYGWTPLHVASKNNHIDIVKYVIAKGANIDADDDKGRLPVYLASMNGHLDIVKCLVKAGADVKKAAEYGWTPLHVAADNNHIAVVKYLISHGVDLNSVDCFGRASIQLSSENGHIDVVKYLIAEGANVNAGGYTMSPVYMASMNSHLKILECLVKAGADVNKSSAEYGWTPLHIASYNNHIDVVKYLIAESANIKAENDKGSSPVYLASMNGHLDIVECLVKAGADVNKSSAEYGWTPLHIASYNNHIDVVKYLIAESANINAENDKGSYPVYLASMNGHLDIVECLVKAGADVSKSCEYGWTPLHLASKNNHIDIVKYLIAKGANINTENDKGCSPVYLASMNGHLDTVECLVKAGANVNKSDQDGWKPLHVASKNNHIDIVKYLIAEGATIDTENDKGCSPVYLASMNGHLDIVKCLVNAGADVKKVAECGWTPFHVAADNNHIAVVRYLISQGVDPNSVDCFGRASIQLSSENGHIDVVKYLIAEGANVNAGEDTMSPVYMASMNGHLEILECLVNAGADVNKSAEYGWTPLHVASYNNRIDIVKYLITKVEDLNTLDDDGDTPLYVAAQEGYLDIVKCLVKGGVDVNKSKRDGRTPIHVASENNYIDIVKYLIAEGAILNVSGKGGFTPLYLASSNGDLKDVKCLVNKGADVNKSGEDGWTPLHVAAEDNHVDIVKYLIAKGANIDAEDDKGRSPVYLASINGHRNIVKCLVKAGADVSKSCEYGWTPLHVASKNNHIDIVKYVIAKGANIDADDDKGRLPVYLASMNGHLDIVKCLVKAGADVKKAAEYGWTPLHVAADNNHIAVVKYLISHGVDLNSVDCFGRASIQLSSENGHIDVVKYLIAEGANVNAGGYTMSPVYMASMNSHLKILECLVKAGADVNKSSAEYGWTPLHIASYNNHIDVVKYLIAESANIKAENDEGSSPVYLASMNGHLDIVECLVKAGADVSKSCEYGWTPLHLASKNNHIDIVKYLIAKGANINTENDKGCSPVYLASMNGHLDTVECLVKAGADVNKSDQDGWKPLHVASKNNHIDIVKYLIAEGATIDTENDKGCSPVYLASMNGHLDIVKCLVNAGADVKKVAECGWTPFHVAADNNHIAVVRYLISQGVDPNSVDCFGRASIQLSSENGHIDIVKYLIAEGANVNAGGYTMSPVYMASMNSHLKILECLVKAGADVNKSSAEYGWTPLHIASYNNHIDIVKYLIAAGANINAENDKGSSPVYLASMNGHLDIVGCLVNAGADVNKSDEDGLTPLHLASLNNHVDIVKYLIAKGANIDAKDDKGRSPVYLASMNGHLDIVKCLVNAGADVNKSGKDELTPLHVASINNYKDTVKYLIAKGANINAENDKGMSSVYLASGNGHRDVVECLVNAGADVNKSTEDGSTPLHAASEYNHINIVKYLISHGADSNSVNRFGCTSLHSASRGGNIDIVKYLIAEGAILNVIDKYGFTPFYFASYEGHFEVVKCLVSAGTDVNKSTKDGWTPLHVASFNNHIDVVKYLIAESANINAENDEGSSPIHLASMNGHLDIVKYLVNAGADVNKSTQDGWAPLHVASQNNYIDVVKYIIAEGANVNAEDNNGFSPVYVAAQEGHFDIVECLVNVAAAFNKATKDGRTALHAASQRGYLSIIQCLITHGADIEARDNNGWTASHFVAANGHLECLKYLLRNRTTDRGEDSHHALGARMQVCECTLLHLTLTLKLIIALHARDKS; translated from the coding sequence ATGAACAAGGCTCTTATTGCAGCAGTTAAGGAAGGGGATGTTGTGAAGACAAGATCTATTCTTGAGGATGAGGCAATTGATATAATCCAGGAAGAGGTACAAGATACAGATGGGAAGACAATCCTCCACATTGCTTCAGAAGAAGGACACATCGAGTTGGTAAAATACATCACTGACTTGAGGGATAAGTTTATTCAGAAGAGCGGGAATGATGGCAATCGTCCTCAGGATGAGTCTCAGAGTCGTCTTCGGAATCTCGCTCAATATCTGGATATCGATGAGAGTGATAATAATGGTCTTACACCTCTTTACCTTGCCTCAAGGTTCGGTCATTTAGATGTGGTTGGGTGTTTAGTCAGACATGGAGCAGATGTAAACAAAGCTACATCAGATGGAGATACACCCCTTTGTATTTCATCATCTAACAACCATCCTGATGTGGTTGACTGTCTCGTAAGTTCAGGGGCAGATGTAAATAAGGTGGGGAAGAATGGAGCAACACCTCTACACTACGCATCAGACAATGGTCATTATGACATTGTGAAATATCTCATTTCTCAAGGAGCGAACCTGAATAGTGTGGATGACCTTGGACATGCGCCTCTACACCTATTATCAGAGAAGGTTCACATTGATATTGTAAAACACCTCATTGCTAAGGGTGCAGACATTAAGGCAGAAGGTAATAAGGGGATTTCACTGTTATATATGGCTGCACAGGAAGGTCATCTTGATATCGTTAAATGCCTGGTGAATGCAGGAGCAGATGTCAATAAATCGACTGAAAATGGATTGACACCTCTTCATGTGGCGTCAGAAAACAATCACATAGATATTGTAAAACATCTCATTTCCCTTGGAGCTGATCCGAATTCCATTAATCGATTCGGCTGTACATCTCTACATTCGGCCTCACAGGGGGGTAACATAGATATCGTAGAACATCTCATTGCTGAAAGTGCAAACATCAACGCAGAAAATGATAAGGGGAGTTCACCAGTGTATCTAGCTTCTATGAACGGTCATCTTGATATCGTTGAATGTCTGGTGAAAGCAGGAGCAGATGTAAGCAAATCATGTGAATATGGATTGACACCTCTTCATGTGGCGTCAAAGAATAATCATATAGATATTGTGAAATATCTCATTGCTAAGGGTGCAAACATCAACACAGAAAATGATAAGGGGTGTTCACCCGTGTATCTAGCTTCTATGAACGGTCATCTTGATACCGTTGAATGTTTAGTGAAAGAAGGAGCAAATGTCAATAAATCAGATCAGGATGGATGGAAACCCCTTCATGTGGCGTCAAAGAATAATCATATAGATATTGTGAAATATCTCATTGCTAAGGGTGCAACCATCAACACAGAAAATGATAAGGGGTGTTCACCCGTGTATCTAGCTTCTATGAACGGTCATCTTGATATCGTTGAGTGTCTGGTGAATGCAGGAGCAGATGTAAAGAAAGTAGCAGAATGTGGTTGGACACCTTTCCATGTGGCGGCAGATAATAATCATATAGATGTTGTCAAATATCTCATATCACAAGGAGTCGACCCGAATTCTGTCGATTGTTTCGGTCGTGCCTCTATACAGTTATCTTCAGAGAATGGTCACATAGATGTTGTCAAGTATCTCATTGCTGAGGGTGCAAACGTCAATGCAGTGGAATGTACGATGTCACCCGTGTACATGGCTTCAATGAACAGTCATTTAAAAATCCTTGAATGTCTGGTGAAAGCAGGAGCAGATGTCAATGAGTCAGCAGAGTATGGATGGACGCCTCTTCATGTGGCGTCACAGAATAATCACATAGATATTGTGAAATATCTCATTGCTGAGGGTGCAAACATCAACGCAGAACTTAATGATCAGACGACATCCGTCTATCTGGCTTGTCAAAACGGTCATCTTGATATCGTTGAATGTCTGGTGAATGCAGGAGCAGATGTCAAAAAGTCAGCAGAGTATGGATGGACGCCTCTTCATGTGGCGTCACAGAATAATCACATAGATATTGTAAAATATCTCATTGTTGACGGTGCAAATATCAACGCAGAAAATGATAAGGGGGTGTCATCCGTCCGTCTAGCTTCTTTGAACGGTCATCTTGATATCGTTGAATGCCTGGTGAatgcaggagcaaatgtcaatAAATCAACGAAGGAGGGATGGACACCTCTTCATGTGGCGTCATATAATAATCATATAGATGTTGTAAAATATCTTATTGCTGCGGGTGCAAACATCAACGCAGAAAATGATAAGGGGAGTTCGCCAGTGTATGTAGCTTCTATGAACGGTCATCTTGATATCGTTGAGTGTCTGGCGAATGCAGGAGCAGATGTCAATAAACCGAAAAAGGATGGAAAGACACCTCTTCATGTCGCGTCGCAAAACAATCACATAGATATTGTAAAATATCTTATTGCTAAGGGTGCAAACATCAACGCAGAAAATGATGAGGGGATGTCACCCGTGTATCTGGCTTCACAGAAGGGTCATCTTGTCATCGTTGAATGTCTGGTGAATGCAGTAGCAGATGTAAAGAAAGCAGCAGAATATGGATGGACACCTCTTCACGTGGCGGCAGAATATAACCATGTAGATGTTGTAAAATATCTCATATCACAAGGAGTCGACCCGAATTCTGTCGATTGTTTTGGTCGTGCATCTATACAGTTATCTTCAGAGAATGGTCACATAGATGTTGTCAAGTATCTCATTGCTGAGGGTGCCAACGTCAATGCAGGGGAAGATACAATGTCACCCGTGTACATGGCTTCTATGAACGGTCATTTAGAAATCCTTGAATGTCTGGTGAATGCAGGAGCAGATGTAAATAAATCAGCAGAATATGGATGGACACCTCTTCATGTGGCGTCATATAATAATCGCATAGATATTGTAAAATACCTCATCACCAAGGTAGAAGATCTCAACACATTAGATGATGACGGAGATACACCACTATATGTGGCTGCACAGGAAGGTTATCTTGATATCGTTAAATGTCTGGTGAAAGGAGGAGTAGATGTCAATAAATCGAAAAGGGATGGACGAACACCCATTCATGTAGCGtcagaaaacaattacatagATATTGTGAAATATCTTATTGCTGAGGGTGCAATCCTGAACGTAAGTGGTAAGGGCGGCTTTACACCCTTATATCTGGCTTCATCAAATGGTGACCTTAAAGATGTTAAATGCTTAGTGAATAAAGGAGCAGATGTCAATAAATCAGGTGAGGATGGATGGACACCTCTTCATGTGGCGGCGGAAGATAATCATGTAGATATTGTGAAATATCTTATTGCTAAGGGTGCAAACATCGACGCAGAAGATGATAAGGGGAGGTCACCTGTATATCTGGCTTCTATTAACGGTCATCGTAATATCGTTAAATGTCTGGTGAAAGCAGGAGCAGATGTCAGTAAATCATGTGAATATGGATGGACACCTCTTCATGTGGCGTCAAAGAATAATCATATAGATATTGTGAAATATGTTATTGCTAAGGGCGCAAACATCGACGCAGATGATGATAAGGGGAGGTTACCTGTATATCTGGCTTCTATGAACGGTCATCTTGATATCGTTAAATGTCTGGTGAAAGCAGGAGCAGATGTAAAGAAAGCAGCGGAATATGGATGGACACCTCTTCACGTGGCGGCAGATAATAATCATATAGCTGTTGTAAAATATCTCATATCACATGGAGTCGACCTGAATTCTGTCGATTGTTTCGGTCGTGCCTCTATACAGTTATCTTCAGAGAATGGTCACATAGATGTTGTCAAGTATCTCATTGCTGAGGGTGCCAACGTCAATGCAGGGGGATATACGATGTCACCCGTGTACATGGCTTCTATGAACAGTCATTTAAAAATCCTTGAATGTCTGGTGAAAGCAGGAGCAGATGTAAATAAGTCCTCAGCAGAGTATGGATGGACACCTCTTCATATTGCGTCATATAATAATCATATAGATGTTGTAAAATATCTCATTGCTGAAAGTGCAAACAtcaaagcagaaaatgataaggGGAGTTCACCAGTGTATCTAGCTTCTATGAACGGTCATCTTGATATCGTTGAATGTCTGGTGAAAGCAGGAGCAGATGTAAATAAGTCCTCAGCAGAGTATGGATGGACACCTCTTCATATTGCGTCATATAATAATCATATAGATGTTGTAAAATATCTCATTGCTGAAAGTGCAAACATCAACGCAGAAAATGATAAGGGGAGTTATCCAGTGTATCTAGCTTCTATGAACGGTCATCTTGATATCGTTGAATGTCTGGTGAAAGCAGGAGCAGATGTCAGTAAATCATGTGAATATGGATGGACACCTCTTCATTTGGCGTCAAAGAATAATCATATAGATATTGTGAAATATCTCATTGCTAAGGGTGCAAACATCAACACAGAAAATGATAAGGGGTGTTCACCCGTGTATCTAGCTTCTatgaatggtcatcttgatacCGTTGAATGTTTAGTGAaagcaggagcaaatgtcaatAAATCAGATCAGGATGGATGGAAACCTCTTCATGTGGCGTCAAAGAATAATCATATAGATATTGTGAAATATCTCATTGCTGAGGGTGCAACCATCGACACAGAAAATGATAAGGGGTGTTCACCCGTGTATCTAGCTTCTATGAACGGTCATCTTGATATCGTTAAATGTCTGGTGAATGCAGGAGCAGATGTAAAGAAAGTAGCAGAATGTGGCTGGACACCTTTCCATGTGGCGGCAGATAATAATCATATAGCTGTTGTCAGATATCTCATATCACAAGGAGTCGACCCGAATTCTGTCGATTGTTTCGGTCGTGCCTCTATACAGTTATCTTCAGAGAATGGTCACATAGATGTTGTCAAGTATCTCATTGCTGAGGGTGCCAACGTCAATGCAGGGGAAGATACAATGTCACCCGTGTACATGGCTTCTATGAACGGTCATTTAGAAATCCTTGAATGTCTGGTGAATGCAGGAGCAGATGTAAATAAATCAGCAGAATATGGATGGACACCTCTTCATGTGGCGTCATATAATAATCGCATAGATATTGTAAAATACCTCATCACCAAGGTAGAAGATCTCAACACATTAGATGATGACGGAGATACACCACTATATGTGGCTGCACAGGAAGGTTATCTTGATATCGTTAAATGTCTGGTGAAAGGAGGAGTAGATGTCAATAAATCGAAAAGGGATGGACGAACACCCATTCATGTAGCGtcagaaaacaattacatagATATTGTGAAATATCTTATTGCTGAGGGTGCAATCCTGAACGTAAGTGGTAAGGGCGGCTTCACACCCTTATATCTGGCTTCATCAAATGGTGACCTTAAAGATGTTAAATGCTTAGTGAATAAAGGAGCAGATGTCAATAAATCAGGTGAGGATGGATGGACACCTCTTCATGTGGCGGCGGAAGATAATCATGTAGATATTGTGAAATATCTTATTGCTAAGGGTGCAAACATCGACGCAGAAGATGATAAGGGGAGGTCACCTGTATATCTGGCTTCTATTAACGGTCATCGTAATATCGTTAAATGTCTGGTGAAAGCAGGAGCAGATGTCAGTAAATCATGTGAATATGGATGGACACCTCTTCATGTGGCGTCAAAGAATAATCATATAGATATTGTGAAATATGTTATTGCTAAGGGCGCAAACATCGACGCAGATGATGATAAGGGGAGGTTACCTGTATATCTGGCTTCTATGAACGGTCATCTTGATATCGTTAAATGTCTGGTGAAAGCAGGAGCAGATGTAAAGAAAGCAGCGGAATATGGATGGACACCTCTTCACGTGGCGGCAGATAATAATCATATAGCTGTTGTAAAATATCTCATATCACATGGAGTCGACCTGAATTCTGTCGATTGTTTCGGTCGTGCCTCTATACAGTTATCTTCAGAGAATGGTCACATAGATGTTGTCAAGTATCTCATTGCTGAGGGTGCAAACGTCAATGCAGGGGGATATACGATGTCACCCGTGTACATGGCTTCTATGAACAGTCATTTAAAAATCCTTGAATGTCTGGTGAAAGCAGGAGCAGATGTAAATAAGTCCTCAGCAGAGTATGGATGGACACCTCTTCATATTGCGTCATATAATAATCATATAGATGTTGTAAAATATCTCATTGCTGAAAGTGCAAACATCAAAGCAGAAAATGATGAGGGGAGTTCACCAGTGTATCTAGCTTCTATGAACGGTCATCTTGATATCGTTGAATGTCTGGTGAAAGCAGGAGCAGATGTCAGTAAATCATGTGAATATGGATGGACACCTCTTCATTTGGCGTCAAAGAATAATCATATAGATATTGTGAAATATCTCATTGCTAAGGGTGCAAACATCAACACAGAAAATGATAAGGGGTGTTCACCCGTGTATCTAGCTTCTatgaatggtcatcttgatacCGTTGAATGTTTAGTGAAAGCAGGAGCAGATGTCAATAAATCAGATCAGGATGGATGGAAACCTCTTCATGTGGCGTCAAAGAATAATCATATAGATATTGTGAAATATCTCATTGCTGAGGGTGCAACCATCGACACAGAAAATGATAAGGGGTGTTCACCCGTGTATCTAGCTTCTATGAACGGTCATCTTGATATCGTTAAATGTCTGGTGAATGCAGGAGCAGATGTAAAGAAAGTAGCAGAATGTGGCTGGACACCTTTCCATGTGGCGGCAGATAATAATCATATAGCTGTTGTCAGATATCTCATATCACAAGGAGTCGACCCGAATTCTGTCGATTGTTTCGGTCGTGCCTCTATACAGTTATCTTCAGAGAATGGTCACATAGATATTGTCAAGTATCTCATTGCTGAGGGTGCCAACGTCAATGCAGGGGGATATACGATGTCACCCGTGTACATGGCTTCTATGAACAGTCATTTAAAAATCCTTGAATGTCTGGTGAAAGCAGGAGCAGATGTAAATAAGTCCTCAGCAGAGTATGGATGGACACCTCTTCATATTGCGTCATATAATAATCATATAGATATTGTAAAATATCTTATTGCTGCGGGTGCAAACATCAACGCAGAAAATGATAAGGGGAGTTCACCCGTGTATCTAGCTTCTATGAACGGTCATCTTGATATCGTTGGGTGTCTGGTGAATGCAGGAGCAGATGTCAATAAATCAGATGAGGATGGTTTGACACCTCTTCATTTGGCGTCACTGAATAATCACGTAGATATTGTGAAATATCTTATTGCTAAGGGCGCAAACATCGACGCAAAAGATGATAAGGGGAGGTCACCTGTATATCTAGCTTCTATGAACGGTCATCTTGATATCGTTAAATGTCTGGTCAATGCAGGAGCAGATGTCAATAAATCAGGTAAAGATGAATTGACACCCCTTCATGTAGCGTCAATTAATAATTACAAAGATACTGTAAAATATCTCATTGCTAAGGGTGCAAACATCAACGCAGAAAATGATAAGGGGATGTCATCCGTCTATCTTGCTTCAGGGAACGGTCATCGTGATGTCGTTGAATGCCTGGTGAATGCAGGAGCAGATGTCAATAAATCGACCGAGGATGGATCGACACCTCTTCATGCGGCATCAGAATATAATCACATAAATATTGTCAAATATCTCATTTCCCATGGAGCAGATTCGAATTCCGTTAATCGATTCGGCTGTACATCTCTACATTCAGCCTCACGGGGGGGTAACATAGATATTGTAAAATATCTCATTGCTGAGGGTGCAATCCTTAATGTAATTGATAAGTACGGCTTTACACCTTTCTATTTTGCTTCATATGAAGGTCATTTTGAAGTAGTTAAATGTCTGGTGAGTGCAGGAACAGATGTCAATAAATCAACGAAGGATGGATGGACACCTCTCCATGTGGCGTCATTTAATAATCATATAGATGTTGTAAAATATCTCATTGCTGAAAGTGCAAACATCAACGCAGAAAATGATGAGGGGAGTTCACCCATTCATCTTGCTTCTatgaatggtcatcttgatatCGTTAAATATTTGGTGAATGCAGGAGCAGATGTCAATAAATCGACTCAAGATGGATGGGCACCTCTTCATGTGGCGTCACAGAATAATTACATAGATGttgtaaaatatataattgcTGAGGGAGCAAACGTCAACGCAGAAGATAACAATGGGTTCTCGCCTGTATATGTAGCTGCACAAGAAggtcattttgatatcgttgaATGTCTGGTGAATGTAGCTGCTGCTTTTAACAAAGCCACAAAGGATGGAAGAACAGCTCTTCATGCTGCCTCCCAGAGAGGCTATCTAAGCATTATTCAATGTTTGATTACGCATGGGGCAGATATAGAGGCGCGTGATAATAACGGTTGGACAGCTTCTCATTTTGTTGCAGCGAACGGTCACTTAGAGTGCTTGAAATATCTCCTGAGGAACAGAACTACCGATAGAGGTGAAGATAGTCACCACGCACTTGGTGCTAGGATGCAGGTATGTGAATGCACGTTGCTACACCTAACACTAACTTTAAAGCTGATCATTGCACTTCATGCACGAGATAAGTCTTAA